In Cryptosporangium minutisporangium, the following proteins share a genomic window:
- a CDS encoding patatin-like phospholipase family protein yields MTRRGLVIGAGGVLGFAWATGALAALERAEGFDCRSVDALVGTSAGSILASLLACGMPVESIVRHQRGLPAPGDPVVDYDEDVDGAGPKPPLPAFALGSPGLLWQAARRPSSVPPIVALSGLVPRGRATHTGVRRLIGSVLPCDEWPDRPRPWIVAMDYQSGQRVVFGRDGAPDAALVDAVSASCAVPGWFAPIDIGGRRYVDGGTCSTASVDLLIGAELDEVYVLTPMASFAYDAPSAFAGRLERRFRRVITRQLLREAEQLRACGTRVTLLGPGPEDLAVLGSNLMDARRRSVVLETSLRTSWAALRPEVASRSLRAVPFDIAG; encoded by the coding sequence ATGACGCGACGCGGCTTGGTGATCGGTGCCGGTGGGGTACTCGGGTTCGCCTGGGCTACCGGGGCACTGGCGGCGCTGGAGCGCGCCGAGGGTTTCGACTGCCGTTCGGTGGACGCGCTGGTCGGGACGTCCGCGGGTTCGATACTCGCGTCGCTGCTGGCGTGTGGGATGCCGGTGGAGTCGATCGTCCGCCATCAGCGAGGTCTGCCCGCGCCGGGTGACCCGGTCGTCGACTACGACGAGGACGTCGACGGAGCCGGGCCGAAGCCCCCGCTGCCGGCGTTCGCGCTGGGCTCACCGGGGTTGCTCTGGCAGGCGGCGCGCCGTCCGTCCTCGGTGCCGCCGATCGTGGCGCTCTCCGGCCTCGTGCCGCGCGGACGTGCTACGCACACCGGCGTGCGGCGGCTGATCGGCTCGGTGCTGCCGTGCGACGAGTGGCCGGACCGGCCGCGGCCCTGGATCGTCGCGATGGACTACCAATCCGGACAGCGGGTCGTGTTCGGCCGGGACGGCGCGCCGGACGCCGCGCTCGTCGACGCGGTCAGCGCGTCCTGCGCGGTGCCCGGTTGGTTCGCTCCGATCGACATCGGCGGCCGGCGCTACGTCGACGGTGGTACCTGCTCGACCGCGTCGGTCGACCTGCTCATCGGCGCGGAGCTCGACGAGGTCTACGTGCTGACCCCGATGGCCTCGTTCGCCTACGACGCGCCGTCCGCGTTCGCCGGTCGCCTGGAGCGGCGGTTCCGCCGGGTGATCACCCGGCAGCTGCTCCGCGAGGCGGAGCAGCTGCGTGCCTGCGGCACGCGGGTCACGCTGCTCGGCCCCGGCCCGGAAGACCTCGCCGTCCTCGGCTCCAATTTGATGGACGCCCGGCGACGGTCGGTCGTGCTGGAGACCTCGTTGCGGACGTCGTGGGCAGCGCTGCGCCCGGAAGTGGCGTCGCGTTCGCTGCGTGCGGTGCCCTTCGACATCGCCGGCTGA
- a CDS encoding wax ester/triacylglycerol synthase family O-acyltransferase, translated as MPDRLQPMDASFLSAETPTTPMHVGGVAVLEPSEDGLDVAVLRRRVEQRIPLVPRFRQRVRSLPAGLGPPVWVDDARFDLAYHVRRTGLPTPGTDAQFRTLVGRLISGQLDRSRPLWELYLVEGLSRGRVAVVTKSHPALVDGASGVDLLHVLLDDSPATADAVTPVWRPAPEPGPTELVLDAAVDLVRHPTHVVGAVKAGVRGAGRLLGTGTGLLMSARPAPTSPLNADPGRQRRFACARTDLDRYRRLRSSGTVNDVVLATVAGALRQWMLYRGTPLRSDSVLRALVPTSVRGGPPAAFGGDVGASVATSLIDLPIGEPNPTVRLTQIAYAMRAHAEPGRRVGADALVRLSGFAPATLNAMAARAASGLSRRLFNLVVTNAPGPQRPLYVAGARLREIYPVVPLAAGQSIAIGVTSYDGQVYFGLNADWDAVPDVDVLAGLLAESIDELTEAMV; from the coding sequence GTGCCTGATCGCCTCCAGCCGATGGACGCCTCCTTCCTCTCCGCCGAGACACCGACGACGCCCATGCACGTCGGCGGCGTCGCGGTGCTCGAACCCTCCGAAGACGGCCTGGACGTCGCCGTGTTGCGGCGGCGGGTCGAGCAGCGGATCCCCCTGGTACCCCGTTTCCGGCAGCGCGTGCGGTCGTTGCCGGCGGGTCTGGGGCCGCCGGTCTGGGTGGACGACGCCCGGTTCGACCTGGCGTATCACGTGCGGCGCACTGGATTACCGACTCCGGGCACCGACGCGCAATTCCGTACGCTGGTCGGTCGGCTGATCTCCGGCCAGCTCGACCGGTCGCGCCCGCTGTGGGAGCTGTACCTGGTCGAAGGGCTCAGCCGCGGCCGGGTCGCGGTCGTCACCAAGTCGCATCCGGCGCTGGTGGACGGCGCCAGCGGCGTGGACCTGCTACACGTCCTGCTCGACGACAGCCCGGCGACGGCGGACGCCGTGACTCCGGTGTGGCGTCCGGCACCGGAGCCCGGCCCGACCGAGCTGGTGCTCGACGCCGCCGTCGACCTCGTGCGGCACCCGACGCACGTCGTCGGCGCGGTGAAGGCCGGAGTACGCGGAGCCGGTCGGCTGCTCGGGACCGGGACCGGCCTACTGATGTCCGCCCGCCCCGCACCGACGAGTCCGCTCAACGCCGACCCTGGCAGGCAGCGCCGGTTCGCGTGCGCGCGGACCGATCTCGACCGCTACCGGCGGCTGAGGTCGTCCGGCACCGTGAACGACGTGGTGCTGGCGACCGTCGCCGGCGCGCTGCGGCAGTGGATGCTCTACCGGGGCACGCCGCTCCGGTCGGACAGCGTTCTCCGAGCCCTGGTTCCGACCAGCGTCCGCGGCGGTCCGCCGGCGGCGTTCGGCGGCGACGTCGGGGCGAGTGTCGCTACCTCCCTGATCGACCTCCCGATCGGGGAGCCGAACCCCACCGTCCGACTGACCCAAATCGCGTACGCGATGCGGGCGCACGCCGAACCCGGTCGCCGGGTCGGCGCGGACGCGCTGGTCCGGCTCTCCGGTTTTGCACCGGCGACCTTGAACGCGATGGCGGCACGGGCAGCCTCCGGCCTGTCCCGTCGGCTGTTCAACCTGGTCGTGACAAACGCTCCCGGTCCGCAGCGTCCGCTGTACGTGGCCGGGGCCCGACTCCGCGAGATCTACCCGGTCGTCCCATTGGCCGCCGGGCAGTCGATCGCGATCGGGGTGACCTCGTACGACGGACAGGTCTATTTCGGCCTGAACGCCGACTGGGATGCAGTTCCGGACGTCGATGTGCTCGCCGGCCTGCTGGCGGAGTCCATCGACGAGCTGACGGAGGCGATGGTATGA
- a CDS encoding helix-turn-helix domain-containing protein, translated as MTTERFLQLADVAEILNISSSQTYALVRSGDLPAIKIGGRGQWRVERAELERYIERMYKETRDFVRSHPFTYTDNAEDELG; from the coding sequence ATGACGACCGAGCGGTTTCTCCAATTGGCCGATGTCGCAGAGATCCTGAACATCTCCTCCTCCCAGACGTACGCGCTGGTCAGATCAGGGGACCTTCCGGCCATCAAGATCGGCGGACGGGGGCAGTGGCGGGTCGAGCGCGCGGAGCTGGAGCGATACATCGAGCGGATGTACAAGGAGACCCGCGACTTCGTGCGCAGCCATCCCTTCACCTACACCGACAACGCGGAGGACGAACTCGGTTGA
- the chvE gene encoding multiple monosaccharide ABC transporter substrate-binding protein — translation MLPDRTVRLALALVGVLLVVAGCSGSASDSVAAPDRGVIGLAMPTKESERWVGDGENMVRQFELLGYRTDLQYADDDVQKQIDQIDAMVERGSKALVIGAINGSALKDVLAKAASADIPVISYDRLIRDTPNIDYYATFDNYRVGVLQGTYLVNALGLKSGRGPFNLELFAGSADDNNATFFFNGAMSVLRPYISSGRLVVRSGQTAFAQVATQRWDAAVAKQRMTRILASSYGATRVNAVLSPYDGISRGILEALKAAGYSGSNLPVITGQDAELDSVKLLASGQQDQTVYKDTRELAKVAVQMTNSLLTGGTPEVNDTRQYNNGVKTVPTFLLQPVNVDKSNYQRILVEGGYYTADQLAA, via the coding sequence ATGCTGCCCGACCGGACCGTGCGGCTCGCGTTGGCGCTCGTCGGCGTGCTGCTGGTGGTGGCCGGCTGTTCCGGCTCCGCGTCCGATTCGGTCGCCGCTCCGGACCGGGGCGTCATCGGCCTGGCGATGCCGACGAAGGAGTCGGAGCGCTGGGTCGGTGACGGCGAGAACATGGTGCGCCAGTTCGAGTTGCTGGGCTACCGCACCGACCTGCAGTACGCCGACGACGACGTCCAGAAGCAGATCGACCAGATCGACGCCATGGTCGAGCGCGGCAGCAAGGCGCTGGTGATCGGTGCGATCAACGGCAGTGCGCTGAAGGACGTGCTGGCGAAGGCGGCATCGGCAGACATCCCGGTCATCTCGTACGACCGGTTGATCCGGGACACCCCGAACATCGACTACTACGCGACGTTCGACAACTACCGCGTCGGCGTCCTCCAGGGCACGTACCTCGTCAACGCGCTCGGTCTGAAGAGCGGACGCGGGCCGTTCAACTTGGAGCTGTTCGCCGGCTCGGCGGACGACAACAACGCGACGTTCTTCTTCAACGGGGCGATGAGCGTGCTCCGGCCGTACATCAGCAGCGGCCGTCTCGTCGTGCGGAGCGGGCAGACAGCGTTCGCCCAGGTGGCGACCCAGCGGTGGGATGCGGCGGTGGCGAAGCAGCGGATGACCCGGATCCTCGCGTCCTCGTACGGCGCCACGCGCGTCAACGCGGTGCTCTCGCCCTATGACGGCATCAGCCGGGGCATTCTCGAGGCGCTGAAGGCCGCCGGGTACAGCGGCTCGAACCTTCCGGTGATCACCGGTCAGGACGCCGAGCTGGACTCGGTGAAGCTCCTCGCCAGCGGACAGCAGGACCAGACCGTCTACAAGGACACCCGCGAGCTGGCGAAGGTGGCCGTCCAGATGACGAACTCGCTGCTCACCGGCGGCACGCCCGAGGTCAACGACACCAGGCAGTACAACAACGGCGTCAAGACCGTCCCGACGTTCCTGCTCCAGCCGGTGAACGTCGACAAGTCGAACTACCAGCGGATCCTCGTCGAGGGCGGTTACTACACCGCCGACCAACTGGCTGCCTGA
- a CDS encoding flagellar biosynthesis protein FlgA, with translation MSAPVSPPARRRRMPSWFDLRFVLGVVLVLGSVVVGARLFAVADKTVLVWAVARDLGSGTVLVRADLVAVRARLPESAGRYLAASGPEPVGRPLSRPVGAGELLPRAALAGRVCGSEVSIPVSAQHVPATVRRGARVDVFATPRTGETSRVLSAVTVQGVTRGSAVGGEPTLVVRVADDLTPAVVSAVRTAEIDVVVAVGRDAGDGCGAPAAGAPPGSGSPSPEAAPPGEASPGESPPGTGPSEGTGPPGSPPLGSAGPSGGAVPPGDGTPGDGDQGDGDQGDGVEPPGGGAVPPCRAAEPPGGGAEPPGGGAVPSGGGAQLPGGGSARDVAGETDRSGADR, from the coding sequence ATGTCCGCTCCGGTCTCGCCGCCGGCCCGACGGCGGCGGATGCCCTCCTGGTTCGACCTGCGATTCGTGCTCGGCGTGGTCCTGGTACTCGGCTCGGTAGTGGTCGGAGCTCGGCTCTTCGCGGTGGCTGACAAGACCGTGCTGGTCTGGGCCGTCGCGCGCGACCTCGGTTCCGGCACCGTGCTCGTGCGGGCCGATCTGGTGGCGGTGCGAGCGCGGTTGCCGGAGAGCGCCGGGCGTTATCTGGCTGCGAGCGGACCCGAGCCGGTCGGGCGGCCGCTGAGCCGGCCCGTCGGAGCCGGTGAGCTGTTACCGCGAGCCGCGCTGGCCGGTCGGGTCTGCGGCAGCGAGGTGAGCATCCCGGTGAGCGCGCAGCACGTTCCGGCAACCGTGCGACGCGGTGCCCGGGTGGACGTGTTCGCGACGCCGCGGACGGGGGAGACGTCGCGGGTGCTGTCAGCGGTGACCGTGCAGGGCGTGACCAGGGGCTCCGCTGTCGGAGGCGAGCCGACGCTGGTGGTGCGGGTGGCGGACGACCTCACGCCCGCGGTGGTAAGCGCGGTACGCACCGCCGAGATCGACGTCGTGGTCGCGGTCGGGCGGGATGCGGGGGACGGGTGCGGTGCCCCGGCGGCCGGGGCTCCGCCCGGCAGCGGTTCACCGTCGCCGGAGGCGGCCCCGCCCGGGGAGGCATCACCCGGGGAGTCACCGCCCGGCACAGGGCCGTCGGAAGGCACCGGGCCGCCGGGTAGCCCGCCGCTGGGCAGCGCAGGGCCGTCGGGCGGTGCGGTTCCGCCTGGTGACGGGACCCCGGGGGACGGAGACCAGGGCGACGGAGACCAGGGCGACGGTGTCGAGCCGCCGGGCGGTGGAGCGGTTCCGCCGTGCCGCGCGGCGGAACCGCCGGGTGGCGGGGCGGAACCGCCGGGTGGCGGGGCGGTTCCGTCCGGTGGTGGCGCGCAGCTGCCGGGTGGCGGAAGCGCCCGGGACGTGGCAGGGGAGACGGACCGCTCGGGAGCGGATCGATGA
- a CDS encoding methyl-accepting chemotaxis protein, protein MSAAAPVSAPARRSLFGRFFDLPVRVKLGALVGASLLALATCLVVTAVSDRTAEDTATRLQRINEASALVLQLDRQATELKSSALQAVVRSDPGTQQTILADQLSVAEELLTRLDAVDLPSSLSSAVTRIKTAYADYTTVVTQFVNGAAVDVAGARSAWGQIGIDNYLTSAVLQNERELFARTISAEESDAAASRDRAQYVLWATAAVTALLLLLLARFVVLSITKPLQSVRRALRAMANGDLTVRAQVSSRDEVGQMALALDEAQSGVRNVVAAVSDSALQVAAAAEQMSSTSSTIEASAQDASGQAQGAAEAAAQVSENVQTVARGTEEMGLSIGEIAHNATEAARVASAAVGVARTTTAQIGQLGQSSTEIATVVKVITSIAEQTNLLALNATIEAGRAGEAGKGFAVVAGEVKDLAQETARATEDIARRVDAIQADTEAAIAAIGEISAVITQINDFQSTIAGAVEEQTATTTEMNRSVSAAAEGAGGIAANIAGLATATQITTEGISQSQTAVTELTRMAQQLQALTTHFRI, encoded by the coding sequence ATGAGCGCAGCCGCTCCGGTGAGCGCGCCGGCGCGTCGGTCGCTGTTCGGCCGGTTCTTCGACCTCCCGGTTCGGGTGAAGCTGGGCGCTTTGGTGGGAGCGAGCCTGCTCGCCCTCGCCACCTGTCTCGTGGTGACCGCCGTCAGCGACCGGACCGCCGAAGACACCGCGACACGGCTGCAGCGCATCAACGAGGCCAGCGCCCTGGTGCTGCAGCTCGACCGTCAGGCGACCGAGCTGAAGAGCAGCGCGCTGCAGGCGGTGGTCCGCAGCGATCCCGGCACGCAGCAGACGATCCTCGCCGATCAACTCAGCGTGGCCGAGGAGCTGCTCACCCGTCTGGACGCCGTGGACCTTCCGTCGTCCCTGTCGAGCGCGGTGACGCGGATCAAGACGGCCTACGCCGACTACACGACCGTCGTCACCCAGTTCGTCAACGGCGCCGCGGTCGACGTCGCCGGAGCCCGGAGCGCCTGGGGCCAGATCGGCATCGACAACTACCTGACCAGCGCCGTCCTGCAGAACGAACGGGAGCTGTTCGCCCGCACGATCAGCGCCGAGGAGAGCGACGCCGCGGCGAGCCGGGACCGTGCGCAGTACGTCCTGTGGGCGACGGCCGCGGTCACCGCGCTACTCCTGCTTCTGCTGGCTCGATTCGTGGTGCTGTCGATCACCAAGCCGCTGCAGAGCGTGCGCCGGGCACTCCGGGCGATGGCGAACGGGGATCTGACGGTCCGGGCCCAGGTGTCGTCCCGCGACGAGGTCGGCCAGATGGCCCTGGCGCTGGACGAGGCGCAGAGCGGCGTCCGCAACGTCGTCGCGGCGGTCTCCGACTCGGCGCTGCAAGTCGCGGCGGCGGCCGAGCAGATGTCGTCGACGTCCAGCACGATCGAAGCGTCGGCGCAGGACGCGTCCGGTCAGGCGCAGGGAGCGGCCGAGGCAGCCGCCCAGGTGTCGGAGAACGTCCAGACCGTGGCGCGGGGCACCGAGGAGATGGGCCTGTCGATCGGCGAGATCGCCCACAACGCGACCGAGGCGGCCCGGGTGGCGAGTGCCGCCGTTGGCGTGGCGCGGACGACCACGGCGCAGATCGGGCAGCTCGGCCAGTCCTCGACCGAGATCGCCACGGTGGTCAAGGTGATCACGAGCATCGCTGAACAGACCAACCTGCTCGCGCTCAACGCCACGATCGAGGCGGGGCGGGCCGGAGAAGCCGGCAAGGGGTTCGCCGTCGTCGCCGGAGAGGTCAAGGACCTGGCTCAGGAGACCGCACGGGCCACCGAGGACATCGCCCGCCGGGTGGACGCGATCCAGGCCGACACCGAGGCGGCGATCGCGGCGATCGGCGAGATCAGCGCGGTGATCACGCAGATCAACGACTTCCAATCGACGATCGCCGGCGCGGTGGAGGAGCAGACGGCGACCACCACCGAGATGAACCGCAGTGTCTCGGCGGCGGCCGAGGGCGCGGGCGGTATCGCTGCGAACATCGCCGGGCTGGCGACCGCGACACAGATCACCACCGAGGGCATCTCGCAATCGCAGACCGCGGTGACCGAGTTGACCAGGATGGCGCAGCAGTTGCAGGCGCTCACCACGCACTTCCGCATCTGA
- a CDS encoding DUF6912 family protein, with protein sequence MRIYLPATSAMLHQVEADKEVGPAPLTAFAVTPALREWYLDDDEEVLEYAAFSQAARAALRLLDADPLAPRRRVVLSADVPDREVTLHPDLDRAVVRSTVPIPLDRLASIHVDGAEAESDVAAAVKVIMAADLGDEDAQFTVDGTDDHELEWFAVQELPNLLESFPR encoded by the coding sequence ATGCGGATCTACCTACCGGCGACGTCGGCGATGCTTCACCAGGTCGAGGCCGACAAGGAAGTGGGGCCGGCGCCGCTCACGGCGTTCGCGGTGACGCCCGCGCTGCGGGAGTGGTACCTCGACGACGACGAAGAGGTGCTGGAGTACGCGGCGTTCTCGCAGGCGGCCCGGGCCGCGCTGCGCCTCTTGGACGCCGACCCGCTGGCCCCGCGGCGTCGGGTCGTGCTCTCGGCGGACGTCCCGGATCGCGAGGTGACGCTGCACCCCGACCTCGATCGGGCAGTGGTACGCAGCACCGTGCCGATTCCGCTCGATCGGCTGGCGTCGATCCACGTCGACGGCGCCGAGGCGGAGTCGGACGTGGCCGCGGCGGTGAAGGTGATCATGGCGGCCGACCTCGGCGACGAGGACGCTCAGTTCACGGTCGACGGCACCGACGACCACGAGCTGGAGTGGTTCGCGGTGCAGGAACTGCCGAACCTGCTGGAGTCCTTCCCGCGCTGA